A single Lolium perenne isolate Kyuss_39 chromosome 6, Kyuss_2.0, whole genome shotgun sequence DNA region contains:
- the LOC127307084 gene encoding protein CANDIDATE G-PROTEIN COUPLED RECEPTOR 7 — protein sequence MRTGSMGTSVAATVAVAVTVVLVLAGVTHAEIRTTLIVSDARPLILFEQFGFARGGKAALSIRRSAWRLRPGSRLTGVDPTLMGFVLISGAQFPKINNASEYAAADPGGNSGGGGFCVLTSGYAVPMIRLSDVPAGGATSILPIDDPDEYAVVFNNCQEGVEVTLDVRTEMYNVQGGVPDGQRDYLPVGLQPLPTIYTVVSAVYFAFLVVWAWACLRRRATAERIHVVMGALLLFKALKMACAAEDTWYVERTGTPHGWDVAFYVFGFFKGVLLFTVIVLIGTGWSFLKPYLQEREKNVLMIVIPLQVIENLVLVVIGETGPTGRDWVVWNQLFLLVDVVCCCAVFFPIIWSIRALRDASKTDGKAARNLHKLTLFKRFYVVVVGYLYFTRIIVSAFLALLSYRYQWGVNVAVEAASFAFYLFVFYNFHPVEKNPYLYVGDDEEESAGGQLEMDDRAF from the exons ATGCGCACCGGCTCCATGGGCACCTCGGTCGCCGCCACAGTCGCCGTTGCCGTCACGGTCGTCCTCGTGCTCGCGGGGGTAACCCATGCCGAGATCAGGACGACGCTGATCGTGTCAGACGCGCGGCCATTGATCCTCTTCGAGCAGTTTGGCTTCGCGCGTGGCGGCAAGGCCGCCCTCTCCATACGCCGCTCGGCATGGAGACTCCGGCCGGGATCACGCCTCACCGGAGTCGACCCCACCCTTATGGGGTTCGTCCTCATTTCCGGAGCCCAGTTTCCCAAGATCAACAATGCGTCCGagtacgccgccgccgatccaggaggcaacagcggcggcggcggtttctGCGTGCTGACGAGCGGATACGCCGTCCCGATGATCCGGCTCAGCGACGTCCCGGCAGGCGGCGCCACCAGCATCCTGCCTATTGACGACCCAGATGAGTACGCGGTCGTGTTCAACAACTGCCAAGAGGGCGTGGAGGTCACCTTGGACGTGCGCACCGAGATGTACAACGTGCAGGGCGGCGTCCCCGACGGGCAGAGAGACTACCTCCCCGTGGGGCTCCAGCCGCTGCCGACCATCTACACCGTCGTGTCGGCGGTGTACTTCGCGTTCCTGGTGGTGTGGGCGTGGGCGTGCCTGCGGAGGCGCGCGACGGCGGAGCGGATCCACGTGGTGATGGGCGCGTTGCTTCTGTTCAAGGCGCTCAAGATGGCGTGCGCGGCGGAGGACACATGGTATGTGGAGCGCACGGGCACGCCGCACGGCTGGGACGTTGCGTTCTACGTGTTCGGTTTCTTCAAGGGAGTCCTGCTCTTCACCGTCATCGTGCTCATCGGCACCGGCTGGTCCTTTCTCAAACCTTACCTCCAG GAGCGGGAGAAGAATGTGCTGATGATAGTGATCCCGCTGCAAGTGATCGAGAACCTGGTGCTGGTGGTGATCGGGGAGACCGGGCCCACGGGGAGGGACTGGGTGGTGTGGAACCAGCTCTTCCTGCTCGTCGACGTCGTCTGCTGCTGCGCCGTCTTCTTCCCCATCATCTGGTCCATCCGGGCCCTGCGCGACGCATCCAAGACCGACGGCAAGGCCGCGCGCAACCTCCACAAGCTCACCCTCTTCAAGCGGTtctacgtcgtcgtcgtcggctaCCTCTACTTCACCAGGATCATCGTTTCCGCCTTCCTCGCACTCCTCAGCTACAGGTACCAGTGGGGCGTCAACGTCGCCGTCGAGGCCGCAAGCTTCGCATTCTACCTCTTCGTCTTCTACAACTTCCATCCAGTCGAGAAGAACCCCTACCTCTACGTtggggacgacgaggaggagtcgGCAGGTGGGCAGCTCGAGATGGACGACCGTGCTTTCTGA